The region AAATCTGACATCGTAGATGCATGAAGGAGGGATCTAGAGAGCATTTCCATGCATAAGACAAATAGGAATGGGGACAGAGGGTCTCCCTGACGGAGGCCTCTGGCCCCTTTGAAGAATCCAAATAGTTGTCCACCTAGGGAGATGGAGTAGGAAGTAGAGCTCACACATTCCATGATCCAAGCAATAAACCGAGGAGGAAAATTGAGGAAGTACAAAGTATCCCGTAGGAATTCCCAGTGAACCGTATCATATGCTTTTTGGAGGTCTATCTTTAGGATGCAACGGGGAGAACCTCTCTTTCTAGCATAATGCTTCAACATTTCTTGGGCCAGGTGAATGTTTTCAACAATTGATCTACCTGGAACAAATGCTGCTTGAGCTTGACTAATCAAAGGTTCAATCACATCCACTAATCTATTAGTCAGGATCTTAGCAATGATTTTATAGAACACTGTACAACACGATATAGGCCTAAACTCATTGACTGTAGTGGCATGGTCCGACTTTGGCACCAAGGCAATGGAGGCGTGATTCCATTGTTTGAGTAACTTACCACTCCTAAAGAATTCTAGGACAGCCGCAATAACGTCACCATCAACAATGGACCAAGCCTTTTTAAAGAAAGCAGCCCCAAAACCATCCGGGCCGGGGGCTTTGTCATCCTCAATATTGAACAAGGCACTTTTGACTTCCTCCACACTCACATCTCTGGTTAATCCCTCCCAGCTGGCCTCCTCCACCTTCGGACCATGCGCAACAAGGGACGTATCCAGGGTATCTCTCTCCAAACTCGTACCCAGCAAAGCCCGATAGAAATTCACAAATTCATCCGCTATTTCATTTTGATCCATGGATGTGGATCCATCTCTAATGGTGAGGGCCACAATCTTATTTCTCTTGATGTTCCTTTTTATCATACCATGAAAGAATTTGGAGCATCTGTCACTATGcttgagatactcacatttggCCTTTTGTGAAAGAAACAAGCGCTCTGCTTCAAGGAGGAACTCTGCTTTTCTCCTAAGAGCCACAATTGAGTTGTCAATAACTCCAGAGTTAAGGGCAATAGATTGGGCCTCAGTCAGCTCCTCACTCGCACGCTTAGCTCGACTGGAAATATGACTGAAATGTCGCTCATTGAGCAGTTTCAGCACTCTTTTCATCCCATGTAACTTTTTCTTGAGGAGGAATTGTGCTGTGCCACCCCACTGAACCACCAGTTGCTCCTGACTAACTGTGGAAATTCCGGGTGGATAGCCCACATATTAAAGAATTTAAAAGGTGTAGCCCGACGAGTGCTATCCCTGAAGATGGAAACCACACAGCAAGTATGGTCCGAGAAACAACCCGGTGCCACAAAGTCAGCAAAAACATCCAGATTCGATTCACTCCAATGATGATTGACCATAACTCGATCAAGCTTAGAAGAAACAGCCAGGCTAAACCAAGTGTAAAAACAACCAACATGATTCACATCCGAGAGCTCCAACCGATTGATACAATTTCTCAGATCTGCCATATCTCTCGGGACGATAGGAATGCCTCCCATCTTCTCATGAGGGTATCTTACGCAGTTAAAGTCCCCTAGTAGGATCCAAGGGAGGGAAATATTCTCCCCATGGTTGATCAGAAAGTCCCAAAGAGGCCTCCTAGCCACCACCGAGTTCCTGCCATAAACGAAAGAAGCTAAAAAGACTCTCTGAGAGTGAAGGCATACAACTGAGGCATGAATAACTTGATCAGACATACCAAGAATATCTAGTCTCACTACCTTACTATCCCACATAACAAGGATACGACTGTTCGTACCCAAGTGAAAGTTGTGTATGAAAGACATACCAGGGAATTTGGTATCCATCATTCTATCCACCAGATTAATACTAACCTTTACTTCAAGCAACCCAAGGACGCTCAAGTTGTGTTTTTTCAACATTCCTTGAACGTGCCTTTGTTTGAGGGGCTTATTGAAACCCCTCACGTTCCAACTAGCAATCTTCATGGCTGGCGAGAGACGACCTTAAGTCGCCTAGCCCTGATTTGTGCTTGGTTCAGTAGGAAGGACTTTGCTTTCATATTGGGGATCCAAGTCCTAGGGTCCACCTCAATGTACTCAGTTAAGCTAGAGCTCGATCCTCCCGAGTTACTAGGTCTCGACAACCGCTTAAGGTACTTGAGtttctttttcatttgtttACTAACCACCTTTTCAAAACCCTCTTCATCTTCATCCCCTTCAAAGACTTCCACTACAAACTTTTCCTCCCCATTACTTCCCGGAATTTCTAAAACAATGCCCTCATCTTCGGGCTCTTCCTCATCTTGCACAAGAGGTGGATTATTATCAATGTCTAATCCATTGTCCCCCGTACCTTCACAAGCACCTTGGTCCTTGCCTAAATCATCCACACTAGGGCCATGGCCACCACCTGCAGGTCCACGGCCACCACCTGCAAGGCCTCGGCCACGTCCTCTACCCCTAGTTGCACCACGCCAGTCCCCTCCCCCACGACCATCATCCTGGGGCCTACTCCTACTACGCTGCCCAGGCTTCCGAGACCTGCTGCGGGGCTTAGGTAGCTTACCTTCATTTTGTTTCTTGTTATGGTCCTCACCCTCAGGAATGATGTCCGCCCGTACCTCCCTAACCCATCGGCAGTGATCAATACTATGGCCTAATGAGTTACATTTGGCACAGTACTTTGGTTCTGTCTCATAAACAAATCTCACATTGGTCATGATACCATTAGGGAGTAAGAGAGGATACTCATAGATTCTTGGCAAGGATGAGTCCATCTCCACTAACACTCTAGCAAAGAGGCTCTTGCCTTTAGACATAGTGAGGACATCCGTGTGTATTGGCTTACCGATGACTGAAGCAATTTTGCTAAGAGCTTTGGTCGTCCAACAATCCGCGGGCAACCCATGGATTTGAACCCAAGAAGGTAACATCAGCATGTCTTCAACTCGGAAGAGGAAGCAAGGTGGTAACTCTTTTAAGAACAAATGCCTCCCAAATACAAGATAAGGTCCACCCTCTAGGATCCTCTTTTTATCTTCTTCATTAGAGAAAAAGAACATTATCCACCCACTCTCATGTGTTTCAAACCTTACCTTACAACCCCACTGCCGCACGATTTCTTTAACCACGTATCCCTTTAGTTTACGTCCAACCACACATCCAACTAGGCATGGACCAAGGCTCTTCACATTATCGATTTCATCAAAAGATAGAGTGATCTGTCCATCAGTGGGTTGAACAAACTTAAGGAGGCAGTCTTCTTCAGGCAGTCTGTTATCCCGGAACAAACTTGCAAAGGTGGTTTCTGTACTCTTTGCAAGAAACTTGGACATGAGCTCCTGAGCTCGGGGTTTCTCCGTACCACTTGAAGAGGCCTCATCAGTGGCCGAGAGGCTATTAGTGCCAGTGCCCATCGTGGCACCCAAATGTGAACCCAACAAACCCACTAGCAACTTCCAACACCTCAATCACAAGAAGCAGCAAGCGAGGGAGAAGAGCACACAATGCACTATAAAAAGAAGAAGGATCAAGCCAGTTACCAATCACACAAGCTTCGATCTCCAAGGCAAAGGCACTGAGCTAGTTCTTGGAAGAAATTCGAACAGCTGAAAGGACAAGCTTCGATCTCCAAGGCACAGGCCTAGCTTTGATTTTTTCTGGAAATCGAATCTCTTTCCCCTGTTATCTGCGTGAGACATTTAGTTGCTCACTAGGTGTTTGATTGGTTGCTTATTCCAGTGTTTTTACATTGGTTTTGCAGGAAGGCGCTTCGCTGCTCTTACTTTCTCTTGGAATTTCCATCTTCTCGGAACTACATTCGTGATCCCAGTGCTTCTTCAAGAACTTGGTGCTCTCGGACTTCGGTGCTTACTCTTTTTGCTCGTTGTCCCGGGAGTGCCTTGCGCTTTGTTGGATAGTGCACTCTCTAGGGGTTTACGTGCATTGCTTCGGGCCTCTCACTATCGCCCAAAATTGGACCCTCTTGTTTATTGGAAATTAGCTAAGTGCCTGTGCCTTGGAGATCGAAGCTTGTCCTTTCAGCTGTTCGAATTTCTTCCAAGAACTAGCTCAGTGCCTTTGCCTTGGAGATCGAAGCTTGTGTGATTGGTAACTGGCTTGATCCTTCTTCTTTTTATAGTGCATTGTGTGCTCTTCTCCCTCGCTTGCTGCTTCTTGTGATTGAGGTGTTGGAAGTTGCTAGTGGGTTTGTTGGGTTCACATTTGGGTGCCACGATGGGCACTGGCACTAATAGCCTCTCGGCCACTGATGAGGCCTCTTCAAGTGGTACGGAGAAACCCCGAGCTCAGGAGCTCATGTCCAAGTTTCTTGCAAAGAGTACAGAAACCACCTTTGCAAGTTTGTTCCGGGATAACAGACTGCCTGAAGAAGACTGCCTCCTTAAGTTTGTTCAACCCACTGATGGACAGATCACTCTATCTTTTGATGAAATCGATAATGTGAAGAGCCTTGGTCCATGCCTAGTTGGATGTGTGGTTGGACGTAAACTAAAGGGATACGTGGTTAAAGAAATCGTGCGGCAGTGGGGTTGTAAGGTAAGGTTTGAAACACATGAGAGTGGGTGGATAATGTTCTTTTTCTCTAATGAAGAAGATAAAAAGAGGATCCTAGAGGGTGGACCTTATCTTGTATTTGGGAGGCATTTGTTCTTAAAAGAGTTACCACCTTGCTTCCTCTTCCGAGTTGAAGACATGCTGATGTTACCTTCTTGGGTTCAAATCCATGGGTTGCCCGCGGATTGTTGGACGACCAAAGCTCTTAGCAAAATTGCTTCAGTCATCGGTAAGCCAATACACACGGATGTCCTCACTATGTCTAAAGGCAAGAGCCTCTTTGCTAGAGTGTTAGTGGAGATGGACTCATCCTTGCCAAGAATCTATGAGTATCCTCTCTTACTCCCTAATGGTATCATGACCAATGTGAGATTTGTTTATGAGACAGAACCAAAGTACTGTGCCAAATGTAACTCATTAGGCCATAGTATTGATCACTGCCGATGGGTTAGGGAGGTACGGGCGGACATCATTCCTGAGGGTGAGGACCATAACAAGAAACAAAATGAAGGTAAGCTACCTAAGCCCCGCAGCAGGTCTCGGAAGCCTGGGCAGCGTAGTAGGAGTAGGCCCCAGGATGATGGTCGTGGGGGAGGGGACTGGCGTGGTGCAACTAGGGGTAGAGGACGTGGCCGAGGCCTTGCAGGTGGTGGCCGTGGACCTGCAGGTGGTGGCCATGGCCCTAGTGTGGATGATTTAGGCAAGGACCAAGG is a window of Henckelia pumila isolate YLH828 unplaced genomic scaffold, ASM3356847v2 CTG_112:::fragment_1, whole genome shotgun sequence DNA encoding:
- the LOC140870638 gene encoding uncharacterized protein — its product is MKIASWNVRGFNKPLKQRHVQGMLKKHNLSVLGLLEVKVSINLVDRMMDTKFPGMSFIHNFHLGTNSRILVMWDSKVVRLDILGMSDQVIHASVVCLHSQRVFLASFVYGRNSVVARRPLWDFLINHGENISLPWILLGDFNCVRYPHEKMGGIPIVPRDMADLRNCINRLELSDVNHVGCFYTWFSLAVSSKLDRVMVNHHWSESNLDVFADFVAPVSQEQLVVQWGGTAQFLLKKKLHGMKRVLKLLNERHFSHISSRAKRASEELTEAQSIALNSGVIDNSIVALRRKAEFLLEAERLFLSQKAKCEYLKHSDRCSKFFHGMIKRNIKRNKIVALTIRDGSTSMDQNEIADEFVNFYRALLGTSLERDTLDTSLVAHGPKVEEASWEGLTRDVSVEEVKSALFNIEDDKAPGPDGFGAAFFKKAWSIVDGDVIAAVLEFFRSGKLLKQWNHASIALVPKSDHATTVNEFRPISCCTVFYKIIAKILTNRLVDVIEPLISQAQAAFVPGRSIVENIHLAQEMLKHYARKRGSPRCILKIDLQKAYDTVHWEFLRDTLYFLNFPPRFIAWIMECVSSTSYSISLGGQLFGFFKGARGLRQGDPLSPFLFVLCMEMLSRSLLHASTMSDFQFHPRCDHFNITHLVYADDLLILSKGDVPSVKIILDCVSKFGKMAGLRANAMKSNLFMAAVKEPARSEIIRLSGYQIGSFPFRYLGIPLAAGRLREGDYSGLVDGIAKKIASWPRNTLSYAGKLELLRSVVQGVECYWLSVLPISCGIIDKIDKICRNFMWTSKHPPIAWRKVCSPVEDGGLGLRDLRIWNKTLLAKTLWDIHKKKDTLWVKWINHYYWDNLVDWRARKDDNILIKKLVELRDELAVRFNGWDNAAMQLDSWFLKKDGLTSLYKSFFEGAGRWPWKPIVWKPYILPKHRIILWLVAHGKCLTKDRQPYVQDQSCGFCGVVNENAQHVFFECTVSLQLWARLWDWLGINYQVCSLMGLLRFMRRSYRGTTFQKRRCQTGVAAVFYHIWGARNRVIFDAERPQVDDIFRKIVIHIHRAVGDS